The following are encoded in a window of Ignavibacteriales bacterium genomic DNA:
- a CDS encoding DUF2341 domain-containing protein, producing the protein MSTKTLRRFNYFGLFLSITIFLFGITTNAQSSWNSQDWGYRRAITESNSTGNLLTNFQIKVTLNNSFDFGRCKTDGSDIRFTSDDSQTLIPYWIEEWNPAGTSATIWVKVPTIPTAGTTIYLYYGNPSAIFPSPAPPTTVDLPHTGPWTNVAGVTVNGRNGGLLAENMVEENGTYWQLFADRNFCNAQLGLANNITGDPGNASGWNWNGNLIIDFSNRSTNPAFAGDLRLNNTPGNILDPYLDCPHIVKGDDGYWYLFYHWIVGGDPHGSCGVNGTWSWTPGAYAEIGMARAISITGPYTEIDPFILKSSAREGDTDSWDWARVSEPNVFKRDDGKWIMLFMADKGNFDDPGNPNLYYIEQCSYAIADNITGPYTKWHNGSQPFIAFGPSGSLDAGTIADAHPVKFGNTYYIFYAASPSTFGWSTMYLTTTDWENVTKSTSYVYTNEGNSPFRGAISKFNNTYYFSYLGSSGSSGGPFMITTQPATGTIPGQSLYGAESVFDFYDGFDGITLDRSKWNGSGTSVDPGYTGTATVSNGELVVTNTGGFISELSAKQLFGIGKMFEARAKHSSAGFAGEIGFGRLESGSAWSGPPYGFKNQRIMDLRPISGAGFIIDADNSEHVESPGDYVVTSTPLDFSNYLVHKVMRVDNNNVKFQLDNFPITTISNTADRPNRVSSDLLGPWFFVLGGSSMNVDWLRVRGYADPEPTFSINAEQPLKLIITTSTGSGGSISPSGSVIVNYGGSQTFTISSNAGYHVADVLVDGSSVGAVLSHTFTNVTATHTISASFSINTYTITATSGANGTVTPPGITTINYAGNQTFTISPSVGYQVTDVLVDGSSVGAVLSHPFTNVTANHTISASFNILAPTPIHYVSLSGTNISPYSSLATAANNIQSAVDAADIGDLILVGNGTYTLTTNISVTKSVTIRSVNGYTLTIIDGNNSTRCFYINHANAVIDGFTITHGSNLSGYGGGVQCDNGTVQNCIIENNAARDGGGVALDNSGMVINCIIRNNTADWGGGVRCFNGTVRGCLITGNTATPHGGGINIWSGGIVQNCTITNNTATDGAGIRLWNNGVVENSIIYFNTGSSNYIIDAGTGNSLSYSCTTPLFTGTGNITTDPQFVDVVTHNYQLLSTSPSINNGLNEAWMAGANDLSGNNRIFGGTVDIGAYEYSVTNFSINASAGSGGSISPSGSVIVNHGGSQTFTISSNAGYHIADVLVDGISVGAVLSHTFNNVTANHTITASFTINTYTLTITSVNGTVTKNPDQTNFSHGSTVQLTATPAFGFTFTGWSGDATGSTNPLTVTMDGNKNITASFAIDNSTYIQIGSTTATAGSSVTIPVRVHFASGANIPRYILQGKITFDPTKLAYRSNSIGSLFTAMGWTFTGYSTIAGEFDFTATGYNAISSDGILFNLNFDIISNISGSTQITSLPSYWLSNNSNTPALFSAINPGTITITSQSTSFVTGDVDGNFNVDFNDAITIINHVFNVFTLHGQALLNADVDHSGNITLADAVGVILYCTFGDWSYSLSILFPLTNAYLSIDNPVVNNSGVVLPLNIKNAANVRSLEVTVDYDATKFDFQSFSAGINSSNTITKASQVSPGQAKFVFASNELMNNNFSAGSITLKNKNGTLVNGGSINTRYKINDGKEVTGTSINTGTTGIENDYGNGIPSKFELVQNYPNPFNPTTIIDFRIPITGYYVVKVFNAIGQTVRVLAEKEFSVGNYKVTFDGNDLSSGIYFYQLFGNGVNLIRKMMLIK; encoded by the coding sequence ATGAGTACTAAAACTCTGAGGAGATTCAATTACTTTGGACTCTTCCTCTCAATTACCATTTTTTTATTTGGTATAACGACAAATGCTCAATCAAGTTGGAATAGTCAGGATTGGGGATATCGAAGAGCAATTACAGAAAGCAACTCGACTGGAAATTTACTAACCAATTTCCAGATTAAAGTTACTCTCAATAATTCATTCGATTTCGGTCGCTGTAAAACAGACGGAAGCGATATCCGATTCACAAGCGATGATTCTCAAACACTAATTCCATACTGGATTGAAGAATGGAATCCTGCCGGGACTTCGGCAACAATTTGGGTTAAAGTTCCTACAATACCCACCGCAGGAACAACAATTTATCTATACTATGGTAATCCAAGCGCAATATTTCCTTCACCAGCTCCTCCTACAACTGTTGATCTTCCTCATACCGGTCCGTGGACAAATGTTGCAGGCGTAACTGTTAACGGAAGAAACGGTGGGCTACTTGCAGAAAATATGGTTGAAGAAAATGGAACATACTGGCAACTGTTTGCTGATAGAAATTTTTGTAATGCACAGCTCGGTTTAGCAAATAACATAACAGGTGATCCTGGTAATGCAAGCGGATGGAATTGGAATGGTAATCTGATTATTGATTTTTCGAACAGATCTACTAATCCCGCTTTTGCCGGTGATCTACGATTAAATAATACACCGGGAAATATTTTAGATCCATACTTAGATTGTCCACACATTGTGAAAGGTGACGATGGATATTGGTACCTATTCTATCATTGGATTGTTGGCGGCGATCCACATGGCTCTTGTGGTGTAAATGGCACATGGAGTTGGACACCTGGCGCTTATGCAGAAATTGGAATGGCACGTGCAATTTCAATCACCGGTCCATATACAGAGATCGATCCATTCATACTAAAATCTTCCGCTCGTGAAGGTGATACTGATTCATGGGATTGGGCTCGTGTTTCAGAGCCGAATGTTTTCAAACGTGATGATGGAAAATGGATTATGCTTTTTATGGCAGATAAAGGAAATTTTGATGATCCGGGAAATCCAAATCTTTATTATATCGAACAATGCAGTTATGCAATTGCAGATAACATAACGGGACCGTACACAAAATGGCATAACGGTAGTCAACCATTCATTGCATTCGGACCTTCAGGATCTCTTGATGCAGGGACAATAGCAGATGCTCATCCGGTAAAATTTGGAAATACATATTATATATTTTATGCAGCTTCTCCTTCTACTTTCGGATGGAGTACAATGTATCTAACAACAACGGATTGGGAGAATGTAACAAAATCTACTTCTTATGTTTATACTAATGAAGGTAACTCGCCTTTCCGCGGTGCAATATCAAAATTTAATAATACATATTACTTCTCATATTTAGGCAGCAGTGGAAGCAGCGGCGGGCCTTTTATGATTACTACACAACCTGCAACCGGTACAATACCGGGACAATCACTTTATGGCGCCGAATCAGTGTTTGATTTTTATGATGGCTTCGATGGTATTACTTTAGATCGATCAAAATGGAATGGCAGTGGAACTAGTGTCGATCCAGGATACACCGGGACAGCAACTGTTTCTAATGGTGAGCTAGTGGTTACAAACACAGGCGGTTTCATAAGTGAATTATCAGCCAAACAATTATTTGGCATAGGAAAAATGTTTGAGGCACGTGCAAAACACAGTTCTGCTGGATTTGCTGGTGAGATTGGTTTTGGCAGATTAGAATCAGGTTCAGCATGGAGCGGTCCTCCATATGGATTTAAGAATCAACGTATTATGGACTTACGCCCGATAAGCGGTGCGGGATTTATTATCGATGCTGACAACTCTGAACATGTTGAATCCCCTGGTGATTATGTTGTTACTTCAACACCACTTGATTTCTCAAACTATCTTGTGCACAAGGTAATGCGTGTAGATAACAACAATGTAAAATTTCAATTAGATAATTTTCCAATTACAACAATTTCAAATACAGCAGATCGACCGAACAGAGTATCAAGCGATCTTTTGGGACCATGGTTTTTCGTGCTTGGCGGTTCTTCAATGAATGTTGATTGGTTACGTGTTCGAGGATATGCCGATCCGGAACCTACATTTTCAATTAATGCTGAACAGCCGTTGAAATTAATAATTACTACAAGTACAGGAAGTGGTGGTTCAATCTCACCATCAGGAAGTGTTATAGTAAATTATGGTGGAAGTCAAACCTTTACAATTTCATCCAATGCCGGTTATCATGTTGCTGATGTATTGGTTGATGGTTCTTCAGTTGGTGCAGTGTTGAGTCATACTTTTACTAACGTAACAGCTACTCATACTATCTCAGCAAGTTTTTCAATCAATACTTACACAATCACTGCAACATCAGGAGCTAACGGAACAGTTACACCTCCTGGAATTACTACTATAAATTACGCTGGCAATCAAACATTTACAATTTCACCCTCTGTTGGTTACCAGGTCACTGATGTATTAGTTGACGGTTCTTCTGTTGGAGCTGTTTTAAGTCATCCATTTACAAACGTAACCGCCAATCATACTATATCGGCAAGTTTTAATATCCTCGCTCCTACTCCAATACATTATGTGTCGTTAAGCGGTACTAACATTTCACCTTATTCCAGTTTGGCAACTGCCGCAAACAATATTCAAAGTGCTGTAGATGCAGCAGATATAGGTGATCTCATTCTTGTCGGCAATGGAACATACACTCTTACTACTAATATTTCGGTTACTAAATCAGTAACGATACGCAGTGTTAATGGTTACACATTAACAATAATTGATGGGAATAACTCAACACGGTGTTTCTATATTAATCATGCGAATGCAGTGATTGATGGATTTACAATTACACATGGAAGTAACCTCTCTGGCTACGGAGGAGGCGTTCAGTGCGACAATGGAACTGTCCAGAATTGTATTATAGAGAACAATGCAGCAAGAGATGGCGGTGGTGTTGCATTAGATAATTCAGGAATGGTTATTAATTGTATCATCAGAAACAATACAGCGGATTGGGGCGGCGGTGTACGGTGCTTTAATGGAACTGTTCGAGGTTGTTTAATTACTGGAAATACAGCTACTCCTCACGGTGGCGGAATAAATATTTGGAGCGGCGGAATTGTTCAGAATTGTACTATCACGAATAACACTGCAACCGATGGCGCAGGAATTAGACTTTGGAACAATGGTGTAGTTGAAAACTCGATCATTTATTTTAATACCGGCAGTAGTAATTATATCATAGATGCGGGAACGGGAAACAGTCTTTCATACAGTTGTACAACTCCTCTATTTACTGGAACGGGAAACATTACTACTGATCCTCAATTTGTTGATGTCGTGACACATAATTATCAACTATTATCTACATCGCCAAGTATCAATAACGGTTTGAATGAAGCATGGATGGCAGGTGCAAATGATCTCAGTGGCAACAATAGAATTTTCGGCGGAACAGTTGATATTGGAGCTTATGAATATTCTGTTACAAACTTTTCAATTAATGCAAGTGCCGGAAGTGGAGGTTCGATCTCACCATCAGGAAGCGTGATTGTAAATCATGGTGGAAGTCAAACTTTTACAATTTCATCAAATGCCGGTTATCATATTGCTGATGTATTAGTAGATGGAATTTCTGTTGGAGCTGTTTTAAGTCATACATTTAATAATGTGACAGCCAATCATACAATCACTGCAAGTTTTACAATCAATACTTATACACTGACTATTACATCAGTAAACGGAACAGTTACAAAAAATCCAGATCAAACAAATTTCTCTCATGGATCAACAGTTCAACTTACTGCAACACCAGCATTCGGATTTACATTTACAGGTTGGAGCGGCGATGCAACCGGTTCTACAAATCCACTGACAGTCACAATGGACGGGAACAAAAATATTACTGCAAGCTTTGCAATTGATAACAGCACTTACATCCAAATAGGATCTACTACAGCAACTGCGGGATCGAGTGTAACAATTCCTGTTAGAGTTCATTTTGCAAGCGGCGCAAATATTCCTCGATATATTCTTCAAGGTAAAATTACTTTTGATCCGACTAAACTTGCATACAGAAGCAATTCTATTGGTTCTTTATTTACTGCGATGGGCTGGACATTCACCGGGTACTCAACTATTGCGGGAGAATTTGATTTTACTGCGACCGGTTATAATGCAATCTCATCAGACGGAATATTATTTAACCTAAACTTTGATATCATTTCAAATATATCCGGATCAACACAAATAACAAGTTTACCTTCTTATTGGTTGAGCAATAATTCAAATACGCCGGCATTATTTTCTGCAATCAATCCGGGAACAATAACTATTACATCCCAAAGTACATCATTTGTTACCGGAGATGTTGACGGGAACTTTAATGTAGATTTCAATGATGCAATTACAATAATCAATCATGTATTTAACGTCTTTACATTGCATGGGCAAGCATTATTAAATGCTGATGTTGACCACAGCGGAAATATAACGCTTGCTGATGCTGTCGGTGTAATACTCTATTGCACATTCGGTGATTGGAGCTATTCCCTTTCAATACTTTTTCCTTTGACAAATGCATATTTATCTATTGATAATCCGGTAGTAAATAATAGCGGAGTGGTTCTTCCTTTAAATATTAAAAATGCAGCAAATGTTAGAAGTCTGGAAGTAACGGTAGATTATGACGCTACAAAGTTTGATTTCCAATCTTTTAGTGCCGGAATCAATTCATCCAATACAATAACAAAAGCAAGTCAAGTTTCACCGGGACAAGCTAAGTTTGTTTTTGCTTCTAACGAATTGATGAATAATAATTTTTCAGCGGGAAGTATTACACTTAAAAATAAGAACGGAACTTTAGTGAACGGTGGATCTATTAATACGCGATATAAGATAAACGACGGGAAAGAAGTTACCGGAACTTCGATAAATACAGGTACTACCGGTATTGAAAATGATTACGGGAATGGAATTCCTTCTAAGTTCGAACTTGTTCAAAATTATCCGAATCCATTTAACCCTACCACAATAATTGATTTTAGAATTCCTATTACAGGATACTATGTTGTGAAAGTCTTTAACGCGATTGGTCAGACTGTTCGTGTCCTTGCTGAAAAAGAATTTTCTGTCGGGAATTACAAAGTTACTTTTGACGGAAATGATTTATCATCCGGAATTTATTTCTATCAGTTATTTGGTAACGGAGTAAATCTTATTAGAAAAATGATGCTGATTAAATAA
- a CDS encoding mannose-1-phosphate guanylyltransferase codes for MELFAVIMAGGVGSRFWPRSKEKKPKQLIRIFGENTMIQDTAKRLEGLVANDHIYIVTNKVQKMRVKEQLPQIPEENIIDEPFGKNTAACIGLASVIIKSKNPDAVTITLPADHLIKDEEQFRRCLSTAADYAYKSKGLVTIGITPNRPETGYGYIQFDEKGIDNNIYKVVTFAEKPNLATARQFIESGDFLWNSGIFIWHVETILGEIQKHLPDLSDGLDQIEETIGTNDFEKQVVLVYGQLKSISIDYGVMEKSDNVYLTKADFYWNDVGNWEAVYEISEKDEDGNAIIGDVYTEKTFSSYIFSPRKFTAVIGVENLVIINTSQALLVCDRNNAQDVREVVDYLKMNKRNELV; via the coding sequence ATGGAATTATTTGCTGTTATTATGGCAGGCGGAGTAGGTTCACGGTTTTGGCCAAGAAGTAAAGAGAAAAAACCGAAACAGTTGATCCGCATCTTTGGCGAAAACACGATGATACAAGATACAGCAAAACGATTGGAAGGATTGGTTGCGAATGATCATATTTATATTGTTACGAATAAAGTACAGAAGATGAGAGTTAAGGAACAGCTGCCGCAAATTCCGGAAGAAAATATTATTGATGAACCGTTCGGGAAAAATACCGCTGCTTGTATCGGACTTGCATCAGTCATTATCAAAAGTAAAAATCCGGATGCAGTTACAATTACTTTACCTGCAGACCACTTGATTAAAGATGAAGAACAATTTAGAAGATGTCTTTCTACGGCTGCAGATTATGCTTATAAATCAAAAGGATTAGTAACGATCGGTATAACTCCAAATCGTCCTGAGACCGGTTATGGATATATTCAATTTGATGAAAAGGGAATTGATAACAACATTTATAAAGTGGTGACTTTCGCCGAGAAACCAAATCTTGCAACTGCAAGACAATTTATTGAATCGGGAGATTTCTTGTGGAACTCGGGAATATTTATTTGGCATGTTGAGACTATTCTCGGAGAAATTCAAAAACATTTGCCCGATCTTTCAGACGGACTTGATCAAATTGAAGAGACCATTGGTACAAATGATTTCGAAAAACAAGTTGTACTTGTGTACGGGCAGCTTAAAAGCATTTCGATTGATTACGGTGTGATGGAGAAATCGGATAATGTTTATCTTACAAAAGCAGATTTTTACTGGAACGATGTAGGAAATTGGGAAGCTGTATATGAGATCTCTGAAAAGGATGAAGATGGAAATGCTATTATCGGCGATGTTTACACTGAAAAAACATTTAGCTCGTACATCTTTTCACCAAGAAAATTTACTGCAGTTATCGGTGTTGAAAATTTAGTAATCATTAATACGAGCCAAGCGTTGCTGGTTTGCGATAGAAATAACGCTCAGGATGTAAGAGAAGTTGTAGACTATCTAAAAATGAATAAGAGAAATGAATTAGTCTAA
- the rpiB gene encoding ribose 5-phosphate isomerase B yields the protein MKKLITEDDVKKVIKSGNKEIVVEKGSVLTPLAKDRILHSGLRIVESESGSSLSCSNSQVKIAVGSDHTGVKIKKIVFDFLKEKGYDIIDVGTFTEDSVDYPDIAFNVANRVAIGEVKYGILIDATGIPSAITANKIPGIRAATCYNEFSAKSSREHNDANVLAVGARSLGEETIKSITEVWLSSKFLGDRHQKRLDKIKAIEEKYSKKL from the coding sequence ATGAAAAAATTAATTACAGAAGATGATGTTAAGAAAGTTATTAAAAGCGGAAATAAAGAGATCGTAGTTGAAAAAGGATCTGTACTAACTCCGCTTGCAAAGGATAGAATTCTTCATTCCGGTTTAAGGATTGTTGAAAGTGAATCCGGTTCTTCATTATCATGTTCAAATTCTCAAGTTAAAATTGCAGTAGGTTCAGATCATACCGGCGTTAAGATTAAAAAAATAGTTTTCGATTTTCTGAAAGAGAAAGGTTACGATATAATTGATGTCGGTACTTTTACAGAAGATTCTGTTGATTACCCGGATATTGCATTCAATGTGGCTAACAGAGTTGCAATTGGTGAAGTGAAATACGGAATATTAATTGACGCAACAGGAATACCATCTGCAATCACAGCAAATAAAATTCCCGGCATACGCGCAGCAACTTGTTACAATGAATTTTCCGCCAAAAGTTCACGAGAACATAATGATGCAAATGTGCTGGCGGTCGGTGCAAGATCTTTAGGCGAGGAAACAATAAAATCAATTACAGAAGTTTGGCTCTCATCTAAATTTTTAGGAGACCGGCATCAAAAACGACTTGATAAAATTAAAGCGATAGAAGAAAAGTACTCAAAGAAATTATAG
- a CDS encoding dihydroorotate dehydrogenase electron transfer subunit: protein MYVEKSKVESVQKISDNIFLIKVLSPSIASIAKPGQFCNIKVSENSFPLLRRPFSICDVEGDFLFFLFDIHGEGTKLISEKKPGESLELLGPLGNGFDYKEGYDTAVIVAGGLGVAPFPFLVKNLSSNKKVISLIGGRSKKNIVTKGLKNVLIATDDGTEGFHGTVIELLKREIKNISQNKFRIYACGPTPMLKALQNYCVENNYDCQISVECAMACGFGICQGCPIDPTNGESYLLVCKDGPVFEAKSVKL from the coding sequence TTGTACGTAGAAAAATCTAAAGTTGAATCAGTTCAAAAGATATCCGATAATATATTTCTAATAAAAGTATTATCTCCCTCAATCGCTTCAATTGCAAAACCGGGACAGTTCTGCAATATCAAAGTCTCTGAAAATTCTTTTCCGCTTTTACGAAGACCATTCAGTATCTGTGATGTTGAAGGTGATTTTCTTTTCTTTTTATTCGATATACATGGGGAAGGAACAAAGTTAATATCTGAGAAGAAACCGGGAGAATCACTAGAACTTCTTGGTCCATTAGGAAACGGATTTGATTATAAAGAAGGTTATGATACAGCCGTAATTGTTGCCGGCGGACTTGGTGTTGCACCATTCCCATTTTTGGTGAAGAATCTTTCCTCAAATAAAAAAGTAATCAGTTTGATCGGAGGAAGATCAAAGAAAAATATTGTTACGAAAGGATTGAAGAATGTTTTAATTGCAACAGATGACGGCACGGAAGGTTTTCACGGTACCGTAATAGAATTATTAAAAAGAGAGATCAAAAACATTTCACAGAATAAATTTAGAATTTATGCGTGCGGACCAACACCGATGTTAAAAGCATTGCAGAATTATTGCGTCGAAAATAATTATGATTGCCAGATTTCTGTTGAATGTGCTATGGCATGTGGTTTCGGGATTTGCCAGGGCTGCCCGATTGATCCAACTAATGGAGAATCATATTTGCTTGTATGCAAAGATGGTCCTGTGTTTGAAGCTAAATCAGTTAAATTATAA
- a CDS encoding dihydroorotate dehydrogenase, whose amino-acid sequence MVDLSVNIAGLRLKNPVLLASGTVGYGNEIAEFTDLNKLGGIVTKSLSLKPRKGNPPPRITETPSGMLNAIGLANVGVESFLNDKIPFLKKLNTTLICNIAASSIEEYIECTRILTQEEAIHAFEINVSCPNVKEGGLEFGNDLNAVGRITEKVKAVTNKPIFIKLSPNVSRISDFAKVVKENGGDGVSAINTLVGTAFDIYTRKPKIKNITGGLSGPAIKPVALAKILEIKRNVDIPIIGIGGIMEWQDAVEMMIVGASAFQIGTVNFINPNAGVEIVEGLKTYCEQNSIQNISELTGSYQI is encoded by the coding sequence ATGGTTGATCTATCTGTAAATATTGCCGGACTAAGACTTAAGAACCCGGTTCTTTTAGCTTCCGGAACAGTCGGCTACGGGAATGAGATAGCAGAATTTACCGACTTGAACAAACTTGGCGGCATTGTAACAAAATCTTTATCACTAAAACCGCGTAAAGGTAATCCTCCGCCGAGAATAACAGAAACTCCTTCGGGAATGTTGAATGCAATTGGTCTCGCTAATGTTGGTGTGGAATCTTTCTTGAATGATAAAATTCCTTTTCTAAAAAAGTTGAACACAACTTTGATCTGTAATATTGCAGCAAGCTCGATTGAAGAGTACATTGAATGTACAAGAATATTAACTCAAGAAGAAGCTATCCATGCATTTGAAATAAATGTTTCCTGTCCCAATGTTAAAGAGGGCGGACTTGAATTTGGAAATGACCTGAATGCTGTTGGAAGAATTACAGAAAAAGTTAAAGCTGTTACTAATAAACCAATATTTATAAAACTCTCACCGAATGTTTCGCGCATTTCTGATTTTGCAAAAGTAGTTAAAGAAAATGGAGGCGATGGTGTTTCTGCAATTAATACTTTAGTCGGGACAGCTTTTGATATTTACACAAGAAAACCAAAAATAAAAAATATTACCGGGGGATTATCAGGACCGGCAATTAAGCCCGTAGCTCTTGCAAAAATTCTTGAGATAAAACGCAATGTTGATATTCCAATCATTGGTATTGGAGGAATTATGGAGTGGCAAGATGCAGTTGAAATGATGATCGTTGGCGCTTCTGCATTCCAAATTGGTACTGTAAACTTTATTAATCCCAATGCCGGCGTCGAGATTGTTGAAGGATTAAAAACTTATTGCGAACAAAATTCAATTCAAAACATTTCTGAGTTAACAGGGTCATATCAAATCTAA
- a CDS encoding bifunctional folylpolyglutamate synthase/dihydrofolate synthase: MDIKSSLEKLFSLHQFGMKLGLDSTLQLLERIGNPHRDLKTFHIAGSNGKGSTASFMASLLMEAGYRVGFYTSPHFVKFNERIRINGVMIEDEFVAKFVTDLEDYIEKNKPTFFEITTALAFQYFYEQKVDYAIVETGLGGRLDSTNVIKPAASVITSISLEHTQHLGDTLEKIAFEKAGIIKQNSKVFVGKMADQPEKIIRNRAKELNCGYNLINDFTTIEGDRLIVAMQKKSFSIYSTPLIGTHQFYNAALALKTINKSLNMEDGIIISRGIRNVVENTGIQGRYEIICKKPKIIFDSAHNPEGVKSFIDEYSKEYNSYKERILLFGVMKDKSISEMLESLRPYFNQIYVTKIDIDRSATPDEIEVIAHSAGMQIKIVQNGSKLVQDFFNERTDKCLVVLGSMYLLGEIKSKMLEKSA; the protein is encoded by the coding sequence ATGGATATAAAATCCTCACTTGAAAAACTTTTTTCACTTCACCAATTCGGAATGAAACTTGGGCTGGATAGTACACTTCAGTTGTTGGAGAGAATAGGGAATCCGCATAGAGATTTGAAAACATTTCATATTGCGGGCTCAAACGGTAAAGGAAGTACTGCTTCATTCATGGCAAGTTTATTAATGGAAGCGGGATACCGAGTTGGTTTTTACACTTCTCCGCATTTTGTAAAATTTAACGAACGGATAAGAATCAATGGCGTTATGATTGAAGATGAGTTTGTTGCAAAATTTGTAACTGATTTAGAAGATTATATTGAAAAAAATAAACCTACTTTTTTTGAGATCACAACTGCGCTCGCATTCCAATATTTTTATGAACAGAAAGTTGATTACGCTATAGTAGAAACCGGACTTGGCGGAAGACTGGATTCGACAAATGTTATAAAACCAGCCGCTTCGGTGATTACTTCAATTAGTTTAGAACATACCCAGCATTTAGGAGATACTCTCGAAAAAATTGCTTTTGAGAAAGCGGGAATCATAAAACAAAATTCAAAAGTCTTTGTTGGTAAAATGGCAGATCAACCTGAGAAGATAATTCGTAATAGAGCAAAAGAACTTAATTGTGGTTATAACTTGATTAATGATTTCACCACTATCGAAGGTGACAGACTAATAGTAGCTATGCAGAAAAAATCCTTCTCGATTTATTCTACTCCTCTTATTGGCACTCATCAATTTTACAATGCTGCCTTAGCCTTAAAGACTATAAATAAAAGCTTAAACATGGAAGACGGAATTATTATTTCAAGAGGAATAAGAAATGTAGTTGAGAATACCGGAATTCAAGGTCGTTACGAGATAATTTGCAAAAAACCAAAAATCATTTTCGATTCTGCACATAACCCTGAAGGAGTTAAATCGTTCATAGACGAATATTCAAAAGAATATAATTCTTATAAAGAAAGGATTTTACTTTTTGGTGTTATGAAAGACAAATCAATCAGTGAAATGCTTGAATCTCTCAGGCCTTATTTTAACCAGATTTATGTAACAAAAATTGATATAGACCGTTCAGCTACACCTGATGAGATAGAAGTAATAGCCCATTCAGCTGGGATGCAGATTAAGATTGTTCAAAATGGGTCTAAATTAGTTCAGGATTTCTTCAATGAGCGTACAGATAAGTGCCTGGTAGTGCTTGGAAGCATGTATCTACTAGGTGAAATAAAAAGTAAAATGTTAGAGAAAAGTGCTTGA